AGCTTAACCAGACCCCGTCTTCATGATAAATGATGACATACCTACCTGACAAAGAGACTGTGTGACTCAGCTCCTGTTGGTCTGTGTGTGACCTATGGACAGATAATGCTGTTAGTGCTAATGTGCTTTTTATGTACCTGCTTTTACTGAGATAAAGAGAGAAGTCATCAAACTACGACATTTGCCATATTTACAATTACATGAATGCACATGTCCAGGGCTGGGTATTAAACTTCGATACTTTGGTATTGGCAGAACTGGGTGTCCAACTTAAATCCTTGACCTTTTTTGGTATCAACTAAGCATCAAACCTCCTTCCCCAAAGAAGAAGATAGATTTAACAAGTGATTAAATTAAAGAAGATGGGTAGAGAAGATCTAAAATGCATGTAATACAAATGAGAGCTTTGTCTTTGAACACAAAAAAGCAACTGGgtcaaaatatgtcatttttcagataaaaacagatttaatgaaATCAGTATCAAAATCCAGATATTGATATCAATACCGTATTTTGAATCAATATCCAACTCTCGTGCCACAACAGACATTGGACAAAAAAGTTGTCTTTGGCTtgcatgtgtctctgtgatcGATCTGTTCATGAAAGCATCCTGTCCATCTTCTCGTCCTCTGTACCAGGGTCCTCACATAGCATCAGTAACCTTGGCTGCTTATGAGTGTGGCTCCATAGACTTCCCTGAGCCTCCGTACCCGGACCAGATTGTTTGTCCCCAAGATGAAGCAATGGAGAGCGGCATCTCTCTGTTCTCAATCATGTCAAAGGTCCGACTGGAGGCCTGCATGTGGGTGAGTAGAATGTAAAGAATGTTTGTCAGTGCCAGGCGCAGGCGGTGTCATGACCAATGATATCTGGGAACTCATTTACCTTTTCATCATGCTTGAGTGTCCGTCATACACAACAGTATGCATCATTTCatttaagaaacacatttttatgagtGTATACGGTGGAAGAAACAAAATCAGTCtttatggtttctttgttgtatggagcaaagaatattcacatttaagaagttgaaaaatcagtgtgcttgtttaaattattaagAAACTTAAATCATTGAATCAATTATGTAAGTAGTTGGGTATTCATTTACTAATATTTGCTAAATTAATAGATGCAGCCCTAACTGTGTGGTACAAGACCTGGTAATTCACCTCTGCTAGCATCACATCATGAATGCTATAGCAGGTGTTTACATCTTCACATGTTGACTTTCTTGTGAGATGAAAAAAGAATAGGTGTCTACgtgttgaaaataaataaggaaaatgTCAGCATGTAACATTTTGACTTTGGGTTTAGGGTGCAGGCACTGCCATCGGAGAGCTGCCTCCATATTTCATGGCCAGAGCAGCTCGTCAGTCAGGAGCCGATCCAGATGATGAAGACTACGAGGAGTTTGAGGAGATGCTTGAGCAGGCTGAAGGTGCACAGGTCAGTGTTACACGCTCAACTATATCTATAATGAGAGCCACTGACTCGGCCTTTTCCtatgttaagtcttttttagcAAGCCATTCTCACAGCCACTGACATATATTGAAGGGCAATCGCCCACCTTAGATGTGCCTGATGCATCTAAGTTGATTTTCAAAGAACACAAACATAAGAATAAACTAAGAATCCAATGTATTTACTCGGAAGCACATAATACAACACAGTTGACCGAAATGctgtacatttaaaacacatacatgACAAACGGCtgtcatatttaaatacaaacagaaacaaaattgCCAAAATTTTACATAATTTTTGTGCAAGGCAGCCCAGCCCCAGTCTGCttgtttcctttaaaaactGAATATTGTAATATCTGTCCATTTTATGAGTTCCAGATTAGCTTAGTTGTCCATCCACTCAATATCATACGGCCTCAGTTGATTTTCATAATTCATAAACAACTGACCATGGAACCACTGCCCAGTGATTGGTCCTCAAGTGCCATGTGACTTCAATGAAGCCACTCCTCCTTTACACTTCCAGTAAATTTGCCTGTTGGTGTGTGAGTCACCCTCAGCACTGCTCCCCTTTTAATCATCCCGCAGGCTTTGCTCCTTCtgccttcctccctcctccccttctctctATTCACGGGCCTCTAATTTGAATGATAGACAATTCTGTCAGGAACTGGGTTCACATGACTGGAGGCTGCTGAGatcaaatgctgagtcagcaaaGTTGTGTATATTGCCTCCATCACCCATTCTCTCTTTGTTGGGTCTCAGCTGAACTGATTAAGGAGAAACATGCAACAATCACGTGCCTCTGACAATGGGAAATTTTATTTAAGCATTGGTCATGGGTTTTCAAATCAACCAGACGAGTCAGAAGCAATGGATTTAATGAATGTATCCATGTGATTCATTACATGTTAAAACAGAAGTATAACAGAAacatttatgaaatgaaaatgaaatatttttttaatgtaacataCTGCCTTGGTAATGATTGACTACTTCTATGTggatacaaacatacatatttttaaattctgaattaaaacaaatataccaGAGATATTGACATAGCTAAAATATGATATGGttaaacaatgaaaacaaatgtttagtGTTAGGCTCAAgaatttaaaatttgaaatttaaagttGCTCTCAAAATTGCTGATGTACCACTTTTTAAACCTCTTTTTACCTCTTAATCTGCCCCCTGCATCGGCTGTAATTTCCCCCCATGTAGCCACAGACATTTCAACTCCGCAGGGTTGGAGATGGGATCAAAAGATCCTCCGCACTTCTGTACCacacactttatatttataatgtcaccaagccaaaaaaaatcctttgagTGCTCTGAAATTTTACCACAATACTCTCATCAAAGCTCTTGTTCCTTGTAATAACCGTTTGGTTAAAATGCATCTGAATCACTACAAGGTTATTCTAAGAAATAGAAAAGGGTGATTATGTGTTCAGTTAAGTGTGTATCTACATTTTGAGAAGCAGTGTAACATTTGTGAAAGCTGTGGGTTGTGAAAGTGACACGGCATATACTtggctgtttaaaaaaacaataaggaAGACAAGTAATCATATGAggtcatgttgtttttatgctgtCTTGtaacaatattgtttttaataacttttaAATTTTACAGGATTTTGTCACAAGAGCAAAGCTTGGTGTCCAGCATATGGTACAGAAAGTGGGATTCTTTGGGATTTTGGCATGTGCCTCAGTAAGTTAAAAATCCACatggatttgttttaaattttccTGCAgctcaattttttattttatatttctgactGTACACTTTACTTAGCATTTGTGTTACTAACCCCACAATTACAATTGATATTGTAGTCCTGTCATTATCGCCTTAAatcatctctctgtctgtttgtttcagaTCCCCAATCCTCTCTTTGACCTGGCTGGAATAACCTGCGGCCATTTCATGGTTCCCTTCTGGACCTTTTTTGGAGCAACTCTGATCGGGAAAGCCATCATCAAGATGCACATACAGGTTAGCAGTTCAaatgaagtgtttgtttgtttgtttgtttgtttatttatttatttatttatttatttatttattcatccatccatccatccaggaaaatcccatTGATATTAAGAAGGGTAGGCAGCAGCAAATACAGAACACTCAACAGttacacattttcacagttaaaacactagcagaaaacaaataaaaataatccagattaaatttacaagcacattatgaaaaacaagtgcatgttgTGGAGTCATCCTCTAGAACTCCGTTTGGATTTGAAAGCGTTCAATGAAATTAACTGTTAGTTTCCTTCTCGtgtctttttctgtttaaaGTGCAATTACAAAGTGAGCGGAAAAACAGAATCTTCAAATTCCCTGTATGATCACtcatacttggccaataaaggtgattctgattATCTGGCAGTTAGagactcaaaacaaacaaaaaagaaaagggcaaCAAATGgcactaccttttttttttcttttttaacatcaACCACATGATACACTCACTCCATCTTGGCTTTGAAGGTCTTTTCTTTAATGTTATTGCGTCGCTGTCTGCAATGTAATAATGcatgtgagaaaaatgtccacTCTTAACAAGAAGTGGTATGCAGTGCTGACTCACTCATTTTGAACAATCCCACAACCTCAAAACGTGTGGAAGAGATGAAAACTGCTGCTTAGATCATGTCTTAGTGGCTGTGAGAAACTCCTAATTGTCTACTTCTGGTTAACTTTTAGACTTTGCTCTGTTCCTTCGGGGATTCCTTATTCTGCTTTGAGTTTTGGGATGCATCCAGACGCTATAAACTGGCTCCAGATGAAAAGAGGGAAGTCTTTAGTAAGAGTTAGAGTTTTTTAGATCCATTAGATCAAAAAACTTGTCACTTATGGAGTGTTGAGTCTGCTACACCAGTGACTAATATAAACCGAGACGAAAAGACACCGTCTGTCTGTCGGTGAGTCGCCAATTATCTTAACAAACTGAAACCTATCCATCTCTTGTTGGTACCAACCAGTGATCTCACTGAGACCTTTCAGATAAAGATGTCGGGCTGCAGGGGTTGTGGAGGATGTAGAGTGGACATGAGAAAGTAGATTTGAGACTAGGAAATTGAGCAGACGGCAGGAGGTGGTTGGGGCGGGGGGTCTCTTTTTTGTACCTTAAACCCCATTGAACACCACGTGTCATATCCTGTCTGATTTTGTCCAGGGGGCCATGTGTCATGGCTTTTAAAGCTGATCAGTGTCAGGAACGCAGGAGAATATTGTGGTCAAaccccccccacctcccccgTCCCCCGCCGTGGTGCTTTGCAAACCACACAAAGCCCCTCACAGCCTAAAATTTAGCTTTGTGCCAGGTCTGAGTTTAGTAATTAGTGTCTGTAGACGGTGGCAGATTTTTCACAGCTGTGCGGCTAAAATTAAGAATGAAAATATGTCTACAGCTCAGCATATATTAACGTgtccttcatgtgtttcttAAAGATGGGCTGTTTTTGTGGTCACTTCTTTGTTCAGATGTCCTTGTTTTAGATACCTCTGCATATGTTTGCAAAGTGCTTTGTTTTGAATTTCCATCTCTCTTCTTCCCACAGAAACTCTTTGTTATTATCACCTTCAGCAAGCACATAGTGGAGCAAATGGTGTCACTGATTGGGTAAGTGTCTCATTGTCCTTCCTCTGGTTTTGTGGTCAGCAGTGcatttgtaaacattttcaGATGCATCTGGACGACTGATTGGATATCCTGAGTGAATAAACGCTTTCATCACAggcgtgtgcgtgcatgcatttACACAAGCGCACTGTAATGCAATCCATGTCTGCAGCATTGGTGGTCAGGCATGTGAGGTCCCATCCCAACATGTCGATCTGACTCAGAGAGTTCAGCTTTGGCTGAGACAAATTCCCCAGTGAAGTGGGAAACACAATcatagacataaaaaaaaaaactttctgtGACAGATGTCACATTAAGCTTATTTATAGCTGCAGGGCTTTAATTAAAGACGATGTTTATGGTAAAATTAGTTACTCAGAGTTGAAATATGCTAAATATTGATTGACAATGTTTTACTTACCTTCACATAAGCTGCtttgttattttcttattaATCTTTTGGCTGTGAAACGTTAAGGCTCATGTAAAGTCCAGCTAGTAACTTCATccatatttatttagatttgaaTCTTTTTCCTTCTGATTTTTAGGAGTAGGATTCAGGGTTCCTCCCCATTAATTTCAGATGACCCACTGTGACTCAATATGATGTGTGCAAATGGTGTTCCACTGCTGATACAGGATGTTTttatgacaacagcagtgtgttTGTATTCCGGTGTACTCGCATGTTAAATGGGAGAGATAACAGGAATGAGTCACTCAAAACTagttatgtttatttaaaatgagcaATTAGCCAGTCCCATTttggcgttttttttttacttagtcTAGTCAAGTCtacacattttaatgttctCATTAAAATGGACAGAGTTAAATTAATGTagcagtacagtatatatatatatatatatatatatatatatatatatatatatatatatacatatatatacttgtgTGTAtcttgccatggtaatgatacATTTATTGTCATGTAAAGTTCCCCGAAACCTTTCTGACCATATAGCAAAACCAAAGCATCAGTGTCTCTGAATgatataaattaataaaaaggtAATCCATTGTGATTGGACCCCTGGTGAGATAATCCTCACTGCCTAATAAGGACATGAGCACACCCTGATTAGATGTCTTTCCACCCAGAAGGCAGCAATGGTGGTAAaggtgatgacatcatgacgACTCACTTCCCGTTCAAAGGGGCTGACACAGGCTCCTATAGAGAGCTGAGCAGTATAAAAGGAGGGTTGAGGAGTTTGTGCTTCATTCCTCTCTGCTGCCTGCTCCTGCTCACAGGAACAAGTGGAGGAGCTGGAAGAGCCAACATAAGGCCCACATGTAGGATGTTGCTTCAGCAGCTCTTGCAAGGATGCTGGTTGACTGGTGGATGAGTGAAGATTCCTAGTAGTGTTGAGGGAAAGTGATAGAATGCTCTACGAGGCTTCTCAAGGGAATAATTATTCTTAGTGTAAAGCTACAGTTTTTGTGCTCCATGTCGTCAGAAAGGTGTTTGAAGGGTAAGTGACTTActgttcttcctctctctctctcttactctgtTTCCTTTGCCATTCTGTGTGGACGTTATGTGGGGCTGTGGTACCAGCTCTGTGCCTAAAGTGGGACCAGCACTCCAGAAGCCCTTCAGCCAGTACCTGGAAGCCCAGCGGAACAAGCTGCACCATGCTGGAGGAAGTATACCAGCGGTAAGTACAATACCTGACATTTCTTTCAGATGACAGCCAAAATGAGCTGCTTTATTCATACTTTCATTTACTAAGTGTCTTTTTGTTAAACTCAAGTCttttaaatacacactgtaAACTGCATGAGCCCAAGGGCCTTAACATTTCAATGTTTACTAAAGGTTAAACAGCATTACAAGAAAGAGTTTGGTGAGTTTTTTAAGTTTAGCTCCACAACTTGTGAGGATGTTATGTGAACATTTGAAACTTTATGTTGGATGAAGACTTTAGTAATACTACATTTTCTTTATCAGTATTACACTACCATCACGtcaacaaatagaaaaaaacaaatgtatctgAAGGTCAATCCAGTTATGTATTATATATCGAGCTCTGTTATCTTATTCCCTTAAAAATGCACTGCAACGTTTCAATACCCAAAACTCTTTCAACAATAGGCCTGTTGATTGGCAAAAATCTTGTGGTATACATATCCCAATTTTTGCCTCCAAAATAGTGTATTTTAAGAAAatctgtaataataaaaaacacaatgttaaatacataaataattaagTTTTCTTTGTCTAGAGGAGTGAAAGGCGGGGGAGAGTCAGATGGCTAAATGCTTGCTGCTAACTAGTGGTTGGAGgtttaaatacattaaacaaaAGCCACATATTATGAaagatattgtgatattatagTGTATATTATAGTTTTTTATTATAGTTTTCTTACACGCCATATTCAacaatgttcacattttaaggTCATAGCTGaatttgtttgcttgtgttacTGTACTATTCCTTTGTTCTTTTAATGTTGGTAACtgatattttttcttcttttttttactttttcttctttctttttttttttttttttttttttttttttttttaccaggatGAGAACTGGTTGGCGTGGGTGTTTGAGAAGGTGGTGCTGGTCATGGTCTGCTACTTTGTCATCTCCATTGTCAACTCCATGGCTCAGAGCTATGCCAagcggctgcagcagcagaggcacacCGAGGAGAAAACCAAGTGATGATGAGACAAAAGTACTACAAAACATCCAAGtgactgtgtttctgctgctgctgccaagaGCCTTCCTCTCACTCGGCCACAGCCACTCACAATTGAACAACAAacctcaccctctcatccatTCTGAAAGAGGCTGaatgctaaaagaaaaaaaaaaaaaaggaaaaagaaaggcCAGACTCTTTGTTTGGTACGTGTGCTTTTGAGGATGTGTGCTACTGTTTACCGTTTGTCCCTCTTCAGGTTTTGTAGTTCTTAACTTcatctcactctgtgtgtaGTGCGATCGGATTTACTGTTGATCTTAATATATGTTACGTTAAATTAACCCTTTCATTGACCTCAGAAGTAAAGCAGAGGTTTGGTGGTGGCTGCTGTGTGCGGGCAGTGCCCATCCATCAGATGCTATGCCTTATGCAAGACGGGAAGGTTTGACTTCCTCTGAATATTGTTCTTGACTTATAGACTtgattgttatttaattttgtaACATTTATGTATGGATGCATCATgatgtgtttgtacagtgtgcTGCCTAGATAACTGCAATGGATGGTCTCTGTTTTCAGGGTTTAATTTTCCTCGTGTTTTTCGTTCAGTTTTACAGCTAAGACCAACTTAACGTCTTTTCTTTCTGGAAGTGTTGTTTcgaaatggggggaaaaaaagcaatatcGATTTAGAACAGATGGGTACTGATTATGGTTTGCACACTGTGTACATATATTACTATCTTTTTGACAGTATGTGCAGATGTATTTCTATTCCAGTGCTGAGTGGGGACATGAGTTAACttaaaccaaaacacaaaaggTGATATCATTTGTAAAGTGACATTGTACTCTGAGCAAACTAGTCTCATTTCTATTCTGTACATTTAGGTCGAACCTTGGATCAGATCATATATATAAAACCTGTAAATCATGGCACTTGTTTCCAAGTCTCAGTCTTTCATTCTTTGGATGCTTTTGTAGGACAGTAATGCTTACAGATTCATGGTTTTGTCATCACTGTGATGTTAAATAACTTCTAACCATCATGACCGAGCTCATGCATCATTCTCTCTTTGACGTAGCCATGTTTAAGGTAAGTGAACGGCTTCTCATAACGTTTTCATTTCACTATCTTTGGATTACAgttatttctacattttatgaATTGGTTAACGTTCACCGGTTTGTGCTGATTTGGACTTTTCTATTTGACGCATGAATTCTTCTTGTGTTGGAGATGATTCCCCtctgaaacatttcaaaacagcTCCAGCATGTGGATAACACAATTACCAACCATATATCCAGGCGTGTGCACACTTCCTACTCGTCAGCTAGCTTATCAGACTGGTGTTGGCTGTTAtattgtcatggcaacagcgGTCTGTAGGCTGGCTGAAGTTGTGGGTCCACGGCATTTGATGTGTGCTGCTCTGCTGATGTCAATtgtaaaatgaacaataaagttATGGAAAGAATGttcactgatgtcactgttaCTTTTCTTTGTGCAGATCTGGGGGATCactgttacatttttaaattgatttaaccACAAGGTCCATTTAGTAACTGGAGTTTTAGATCAAGTGACAATCATTAGCAGATGGAGTCACCTTTGATAGAAGCTTAATTTTCTGAGACTTAAAATAACAAGTTTAACAGCTTTTTCTTAATAGATTGTACTCATTACTTATGTAGGGCTGTATATACTAGTTACCATTTATAGGCTAACATAAAATTGCAGTCTTAAATAGTTGCAAGATAATTTCCTGCATGCAAAAATGATTGGAGAATTGAGTGcttttggttttttgtttttgtttttttgttaagttgAAGTTTAATTTTTGAATTATTACtgaagaaattattattattcctcaaAGTAAATCGCCTTTTTGAAAACCTCatcataccccaaaactcatgGATTTTTGcaaccgcatcaatcct
This Solea senegalensis isolate Sse05_10M linkage group LG8, IFAPA_SoseM_1, whole genome shotgun sequence DNA region includes the following protein-coding sequences:
- the vmp1 gene encoding vacuole membrane protein 1 isoform X1, producing MERAVNRLRNVQQLKTNRMASPQGVCVPDSSLRERRQKDKEERLSLLLWRRPVTTLHYFLLETLIKLKEWTLKLWQRRGIVCFFLVLCSLFSILYSTEGAHQEYVQHLENKLLWCAYWVGLGILSSVGLGTGLHTFLLYLGPHIASVTLAAYECGSIDFPEPPYPDQIVCPQDEAMESGISLFSIMSKVRLEACMWGAGTAIGELPPYFMARAARQSGADPDDEDYEEFEEMLEQAEGAQDFVTRAKLGVQHMVQKVGFFGILACASIPNPLFDLAGITCGHFMVPFWTFFGATLIGKAIIKMHIQKLFVIITFSKHIVEQMVSLIGSVPKVGPALQKPFSQYLEAQRNKLHHAGGSIPADENWLAWVFEKVVLVMVCYFVISIVNSMAQSYAKRLQQQRHTEEKTK
- the vmp1 gene encoding vacuole membrane protein 1 isoform X2, with the translated sequence MAANGASCEPPQKRAAAKDKQNGKSTDSSLRERRQKDKEERLSLLLWRRPVTTLHYFLLETLIKLKEWTLKLWQRRGIVCFFLVLCSLFSILYSTEGAHQEYVQHLENKLLWCAYWVGLGILSSVGLGTGLHTFLLYLGPHIASVTLAAYECGSIDFPEPPYPDQIVCPQDEAMESGISLFSIMSKVRLEACMWGAGTAIGELPPYFMARAARQSGADPDDEDYEEFEEMLEQAEGAQDFVTRAKLGVQHMVQKVGFFGILACASIPNPLFDLAGITCGHFMVPFWTFFGATLIGKAIIKMHIQKLFVIITFSKHIVEQMVSLIGSVPKVGPALQKPFSQYLEAQRNKLHHAGGSIPADENWLAWVFEKVVLVMVCYFVISIVNSMAQSYAKRLQQQRHTEEKTK